GCTAGGGTTAGGCAATGGGATATGAATTGGGGACTTTCAGGGAAGGCTAAAGGGGGTGAATTGGctttgaaattagggtttcagattaTGGAGAAAGACGGTGGAGCTGGGATTTACAGTAAACAAGGCGAATTCGGGATGAAACCGAGTAGTAAACCTAAGAATTTCGCTAATTCCTTCGGTCGAAAGCAATCGAAGACGTCGTTTAGTGTTCCGAGCCCTAAAATGACGAGCCGGAGCGAGGCGTGGACGCCAGCGAGTGGTGTGGAGTCAGTTTCGGATTTTCACGGGATGGAGCATTTGAATCTGGATGAACCTGAGGAGAAACCCGAGGAGAAACCGGTTCAGAAAAACGACAAACCGGAACAGAGAGCTGAAGATGATCAAGAGGAACCAGATTTTGAAGTTGTGGATAAAGGAGTTGAGTTTGATGATGACTTGGAAACTGAGAAATCTGATGGAACCATAGGTGAAAGATCTGTTGAGATGAAGGAACAACATGTTAATGTTGATGATCCACGGCACATAATGAGACTCACCGAGCTTGATTCAATTGCAAAGCAGATCAAAGCGCTTGAATCGATGATGAAAGACGAGAGTGATGGAGGTGATGGTGAAACAGAGTCACAAAGGCTAGATGAAGAGGAACAAACTGTGACAAAGGAGTTTCTTCAGTTACTTGAGGATGAAGAAACCGAGAAGCTGAAATTTTATCAGCACAAAATGGACATCTCTGAACTGCGGTCTGGCGAATCCGTAGACGATGAATCGGAGAATTACCTCTCGGATCTCGGTAAAGGCATTGGTTGCGTTGTTCAGACACGAGACGGTGGTTACTTAGTCTCTATGAACCCTTTCGACACGGTGGTCATGAGGAAAGACACTCCTAAGCTTGTTATGCAAATCTCCAAACAGATTGTGGTAAGGCCTGAattaatatttacataatcAAAAGAATCCTACAACAACAGGAATCTGAAATCTTTATTACAGGTACTACCAGAAGCCGGACCAGCCACTGGATTCGAGCTATTTCATAGAATGGCGGGTTCGGGTGAGGAACTAGAGTCAAAGATATCTTCGCTTATGGCGATAGATGAGCTAATGGGGAAAACAGGGGAGCAAGTGGCTTTTGAAGGAATAGCGTCAGCGATTATACAAGGGAGGAACAAAGAGAGAGCTAACACGAGCGCAGCGCGAACTGTCGCAGCTGTTAAAACAATGGCTAACGCGATGAGCAGCGGAAGAAGGGAGAGAATAATGACCGGTATATGGAATGTGGAGGAGAATCCATTGACTTCGGCAGAGGAGGTTTTAGCCGTCTCTTTACAGAAACTAGAGGAAATGGTTGTTGAAGGACTTAAGATTCAAGCTGACATGGTGGATGATGAAGCTCCTTTCGAGGTTTCGGCTGCGAAAGGTCAGAAGAATCCACTTGAATCGACCATTCCGCTGGAAGAATGGCAAAAGGAGCATCGCACACAGCAAAAGCTAACGGTTTTGGCGACAGTACAGCTCCGTGACCCGACAAGGAGATATGAGGCTGTAGGAGGGACAGTTGTGGTAGCAGTACAAgcggaagaggaggaggagaaaggGTTAAAGGTAGGAAGTTTGCACATTGGGGGAGTGAAGAAAGATGCGGCGGAGAAGCGGAGGCTTACCGCGGCGCAATGGCTTGTGGAACACGGAATGGGaaagaaagggaagaagaagagtaatataaagaagaaggagaaggaagaagaagaagaggagatgTTGTGGAGCTTGTCATCTAGAGTAATGGCGGATATGTGGCTTAAATCTATAAGGAACCCTGATGTGAAATTGCATTAGTTGATCTTGGAGGTATTCATACTATACAATAAGAtgcatttgtttatttatgttttgtatattattttttaagagtttcaaattttacctGCAACAAACATTAGTCAAATGtctttttaccaaatttttaaatttcaggAATTGGTTCAACTAATTTTCCCTAATGttatgtattgtttttttctggttttcttttctaagaaagtcttttatatattaactctAAAGTGTACAAATGCATAAAAATTCTACCTTTCCAAAACTATTTTGTACAAAACTATAAATAGGACATGATAAACATGTAGAGAAAAAATCAACTCAAAAATTAAACCCACGTAAggaatttatataataaataataattacatAGCTAAATcctattttccaaaaattgtGTATAGACTATTAAGTAACCAAACTATTAGACTGTTAAATTTGGTCTATCCATAGATTAAAAGGAGAAGCCAATTATTCTCacttttcattctttttcctCGCCTTCTTATGCCATTGTTCTAATGCTTTTGAAGTTTGCTCATCAAACACTGATCGCTTCATTGTGGATCCcatctataaaatatatattgtaaaagaaTTATGCAATGATAAAACAACTAACTCTATGAAAACattcaaaggaagaaaaaaagatatataaatgttgCATACCTGAGTGACGAGAGCGTAAAGGGGCAATGTGATATAACTGCATAGGAATTGTACTCCCACCCTAAAGCCAAGACCATATATTCAATTTTCACAAACTCGATCGAAAacttggtaaaaaaaattgtttatgatAATACTATTACTCACCCTAGGCAGACACGAATGATTATAAGGCCAAAATGGTGATGAAAACAGGACCTTAGCCCAAACTCATACTGCAACAAGAATAAttataacattattataaaaatttctaGAAGCAATTAGTACCAACataaagtaaaaactagaagaagagattctGAAAAGTTTACccatatccaaaaaaaataagttatcTCAAAAGCATTCTGAAAagtatccaaaaaaataaaatcagtaaTTATACTAAATCATAGGCTTAGGCATTCGGATTTCGGTTCGGATTCAGTTTGGATAATTCGGATGAGGGAGTTTGTTATCCGTTCGGATTATACGACtattcggttcggttttggTTCGGATGGTGTCGGATTCGGATCACTAAAACATCACATATATCATTCacttatataaattttcaCCTGAAACAGAACGAAGTGGATCATATGAAGTACTAGATCGGgtttttcaaaccaaaaatgttgGTCTGAGACGTTGACAACTGGCATCCCTTGAATTACTGCATGTCTCTCTTGAATCTCCAATGCCATGTACGATATAATGGCTTGTAGCTTTGTTCCTATGGCTAGTGTTAACTTTAAACATAAACCACAATTAGTTCATAAAATgttctttaatctttttgaaGTAAGAATGAGCTTCGTATAGTAGATAAATTAATGACTTACTAGAGGAGGAATCATGGTGATTACGGCAGTAACATACCATCctataaagttttttgtttttatatatagatcaaTTATTAGTAAGTCAAGATATCATAATGTAGAAGTACGATAAACTAAAGACTAACCGTGAACATCGAAGAGTAAAAACAACATTACAAAGGCCCAAAGCTCGGGTCTGTCATCATCAGTGGTAGATTTcattagaaacaaataaagcaAACTAGACTAAAAATGTGAAAGAGGATATGAGTTACCTTATTCCTACAACCACCTTGAAGTCGTCTTCCAAAGATCTTTTGATGTACTTTTGAAAATCAAACTTCATACCAGGTGCCAAATGAACCTAAATACATAGGGTTTTAGAGCAACAAACAATTGGATATTAATGGAGAATTAATGTAAGATATTAATGCACTCACACTTATGAATCCATGTCGCATTGTCAAGTAATCAGACTTCCTCACTGATCTAAGTATTTGACGGAAGAAGCACATCTGAAAATTAACCTCTAGTTCCATTAGATTAGAGATGATAATTGTGCAAGAATAACACTTAGAATTTAAGAAAATCGTACAacgtagaagaagaatttaTTGCTAGCCCAAGAATTGACATGTTCTCGGACAAATGATGTCTCATGTGTGAGTCTAAATCTTGATGGAtctgtattaaaaaaataaaaatagcaaGGACagtaaaattttgattagcTAGGACAGTAAAATTTTGATCACCATGCAAAATATAAAGTTCACTCTACCATTCATCATTTCTTGTTCATGGATGACCTCTTGCTCCCATACTTTCCAGCCACGAATCTATGTTTACGAAAAAACGAATTAGTTCaattaaaatcatcatcaacacatatatacaatGTGAAAAATTTCTACCAATATACCTTGGCTCTTCCAAGCATCATGGTTATAGCACTATATATAACATGGAACACGGCCAAGaagaatatgaatatatgcACTTGATGTAATGCGTTTAATGATATAAGTGCGACATAATCCTGAAAcgataacaaaataataagttaataaaacTACTTAAAACTTTTATGCTGAAACAGTAGTTAATATTACTTTCTTGCAATTTACTGGAGGAGCGTCGGCCAAAGAACGACGTTGAACAGAGTAGAGAATACGCATTGCATGGTCTGTTTTCTTGAGCTTTTTACGATCATCTTCACTAGGTCCATCATATGGACCACAAAAAGACATTGCATGGCCGTATCTTGATGGAACACATATGCTCGCAATGTAGTTTTGGCCAAATGTTAGAAGCAGGGaaataaatcccaaaaccatAAGCTCTACAATATGTAACATAATTTtgagttaaatatatatatataggaaccAAAACTTTTCATGAAAATAATAGGGATACGATCCATCAGTTACATCCCTAACCATACGCTAACCACACGAAAAATTCCATCTTCActacataaaagaaaagatagcACTCCAACCAGAAGACCAAAATAGATTGAAGACGAAGACGgtcaaagaaaataacagaTTGATTTATTCTGTTAGCGTGTGAGGCTTATCTATTACGGAAATCAACgtgtttttcacttttttgaTTACTTTGTTAAACTCATATATTGGTTGTGTGGTTTGTAGAGCTTCAATCTGTGTGCTCACtgatatatttgtattatcgtctttaaattaataaagaaaatatatatatatatatatatatatatatatatatatatat
This sequence is a window from Arabidopsis thaliana chromosome 1 sequence. Protein-coding genes within it:
- the PMI1 gene encoding plastid movement impaired1 (PLASTID MOVEMENT IMPAIRED1 (PMI1); FUNCTIONS IN: molecular_function unknown; INVOLVED IN: chloroplast relocation; LOCATED IN: plasma membrane; EXPRESSED IN: 25 plant structures; EXPRESSED DURING: 13 growth stages; BEST Arabidopsis thaliana protein match is: unknown protein (TAIR:AT5G20610.1); Has 1448 Blast hits to 1079 proteins in 174 species: Archae - 4; Bacteria - 103; Metazoa - 395; Fungi - 128; Plants - 164; Viruses - 85; Other Eukaryotes - 569 (source: NCBI BLink).): MAGEYSGSRSSNTQLLAELEALSENLYQKPQVSVGNRRTNSLALPRSSVPSLVTSADEVSTARAEDLTVSKPRARRLSLSPWRSRPKLEVEEEENVTQSNRIVKKPEESSSGSGVKEEKKGIWNWKPIRGLVRIGMQKLSCLLSVEVVAAQNLPASMNGLRLGVCVRKKETKDGAVQTMPCRVSQGSADFEETLFIKCHVYYSPANGKGSPAKFEARPFLFYLFAVDAKELEFGRHVVDLSELIQESVEKMNYEGARVRQWDMNWGLSGKAKGGELALKLGFQIMEKDGGAGIYSKQGEFGMKPSSKPKNFANSFGRKQSKTSFSVPSPKMTSRSEAWTPASGVESVSDFHGMEHLNLDEPEEKPEEKPVQKNDKPEQRAEDDQEEPDFEVVDKGVEFDDDLETEKSDGTIGERSVEMKEQHVNVDDPRHIMRLTELDSIAKQIKALESMMKDESDGGDGETESQRLDEEEQTVTKEFLQLLEDEETEKLKFYQHKMDISELRSGESVDDESENYLSDLGKGIGCVVQTRDGGYLVSMNPFDTVVMRKDTPKLVMQISKQIVVLPEAGPATGFELFHRMAGSGEELESKISSLMAIDELMGKTGEQVAFEGIASAIIQGRNKERANTSAARTVAAVKTMANAMSSGRRERIMTGIWNVEENPLTSAEEVLAVSLQKLEEMVVEGLKIQADMVDDEAPFEVSAAKGQKNPLESTIPLEEWQKEHRTQQKLTVLATVQLRDPTRRYEAVGGTVVVAVQAEEEEEKGLKVGSLHIGGVKKDAAEKRRLTAAQWLVEHGMGKKGKKKSNIKKKEKEEEEEEMLWSLSSRVMADMWLKSIRNPDVKLH
- the MLO9 gene encoding Seven transmembrane MLO family protein (MILDEW RESISTANCE LOCUS O 9 (MLO9); FUNCTIONS IN: calmodulin binding; INVOLVED IN: cell death, defense response; LOCATED IN: integral to membrane, plasma membrane; EXPRESSED IN: 8 plant structures; EXPRESSED DURING: 4 anthesis, petal differentiation and expansion stage; CONTAINS InterPro DOMAIN/s: Mlo-related protein (InterPro:IPR004326); BEST Arabidopsis thaliana protein match is: Seven transmembrane MLO family protein (TAIR:AT2G33670.1); Has 30201 Blast hits to 17322 proteins in 780 species: Archae - 12; Bacteria - 1396; Metazoa - 17338; Fungi - 3422; Plants - 5037; Viruses - 0; Other Eukaryotes - 2996 (source: NCBI BLink).) → MAGGGGGGGGEGPRQLDQTPTWAVSTVCGVIILISIILELIIHKVGEVFERKKKKALFEALEKIKNELMVLGFISLLLTFGQNYIASICVPSRYGHAMSFCGPYDGPSEDDRKKLKKTDHAMRILYSVQRRSLADAPPVNCKKDYVALISLNALHQVHIFIFFLAVFHVIYSAITMMLGRAKIRGWKVWEQEVIHEQEMMNDPSRFRLTHETSFVREHVNSWASNKFFFYVMCFFRQILRSVRKSDYLTMRHGFISVHLAPGMKFDFQKYIKRSLEDDFKVVVGIRPELWAFVMLFLLFDVHGWYVTAVITMIPPLLTLAIGTKLQAIISYMALEIQERHAVIQGMPVVNVSDQHFWFEKPDLVLHMIHFVLFQNAFEITYFFWIWYEFGLRSCFHHHFGLIIIRVCLGVGVQFLCSYITLPLYALVTQMGSTMKRSVFDEQTSKALEQWHKKARKKNEK
- the MLO9 gene encoding Seven transmembrane MLO family protein, whose amino-acid sequence is MAGGGGGGGGEGPRQLDQTPTWAVSTVCGVIILISIILELIIHKVGEVFERKKKKALFEALEKIKNELMVLGFISLLLTFGQNYIASICVPSRYGHAMSFCGPYDGPSEDDRKKLKKTDHAMRILYSVQRRSLADAPPVNCKKDYVALISLNALHQVHIFIFFLAVFHVIYSAITMMLGRAKIRGWKVWEQEVIHEQEMMNDPSRFRLTHETSFVREHVNSWASNKFFFYVMCFFRQILRSVRKSDYLTMRHGFISVHLAPGMKFDFQKYIKRSLEDDFKVVVGIRPELWAFVMLFLLFDVHGWYVTAVITMIPPLLTLAIGTKLQAIISYMALEIQERHAVIQGMPVVNVSDQHFWFEKPDLVLHMIHFVLFQVKIYISE